From Carettochelys insculpta isolate YL-2023 chromosome 3, ASM3395843v1, whole genome shotgun sequence, a single genomic window includes:
- the CEBPZOS gene encoding protein CEBPZOS produces MEPVARKIFKGVLLLEMAGVAGAYLLYYKMDTSQDFRHTMNMRLPSILELYYKSNEWAGVSEAREKDRRKWLNNKN; encoded by the exons ATGGAACCTGTTGCAAGAAAGATCTTCAAAGGAGTTTTACTTTTGGAAATGGCTGGAGTTGCTGGAGCATATTTACTATATTACAAAATGGATACAAGTCAAG ATTTCAGGCATACAATGAACATGAGATTGCCATCAATTCTGGAAC TTTATTACAAAAGCAATGAATGGGCTGGAGTTTCTGAAGCAAGGGAGAAAGACCGACGGAAATGGCTAAACAACAAAAATTAG